Genomic segment of Myxococcus stipitatus:
TCCTGGCGCCGGGCATCCTCTCCGAGAAGGTGTTCCCCGCGGCGGTGGACGTCACGGGCGTGGCGCAGGAGGAGCCGGAGGGGGACGGGTCGCCGCTGGAGGAGGGGACGTTGCTCCACTGGAGGCCGTTCCAGGAGGTGCTCGAGGCCTGCAGGCGAGGGGACATCCCGGACGCGAAGACGGAGGTGTCGCTCACGAGGTTGCTTGCCCGGATGGGGTGAAGCGGCGCAGCGGGGTTCCTCGGGGCCGCGTGCCGGGGTAGGGTGCGCGGCGTTTCGAACTCCACTGCCGAGGTTGCTGCATGTCGTCGCTGCCCCCGTGGCTGGCCAACCTGTTGCCCATTCTCATCCTGCTGGGAGCCATCTCGCTCGTGCTGGCGAGGCTCCCGAAGGTGGAGCTGGGCCACACGGATGCCTTCCGCCGACGCCGCTTCTTCAACTGGTTCCCTCTGGGGATGACGTACGCGTTCCTCTACATGGGGCGCTACAACGTCAACGAAGCCACCAGCGCGATGAAGGGCCACACGTCCAACGCGGACTTCGGCACCATCTTCTTCTGGGGCACGCTGGTCTACGGCTTCGCGTTCCTCATCAACGGCCCGCTGACGGACAAGCTGGGAGGCCGCAAGACGATCCTCCTGGCCGCCGCGGGCTCGTCGGTGGCGAACGTGTTGATGGGCACGGTCGTCTACAAGGTGCTCACGCAGGGCTGGCAGCCGCCCGGCGGCATCGTGGGGTCGCTGTCGTTCCTCTACGCCGTCAACATGTACTTCCAGAGCTTCGGCGCGGTCTCCATCGTCAAGGTGAACGCGGCGTGGTTCCACGTGCGCGAGCGCGGCCAGCTGGGCGGCGTCTTCGGCATCCTCATCTCGTTGGGTGTGTACTTCGCCTACGACTGGAGCCGCGTCATCGCCAAGGCGGCGCCCACGTACTGGGTGTTCTTCGTGCCGGCGGCGGTGCTCGCGGCCTTCGTGCTGCTGGACTTCTTCGTCATCCGCGACACTCCGAGCCACACGGGGCACCCGGACTTCGACACGCAGGATGCCTCCAGCGGTGAGCAGGGCAAGAGCCTGGGGGTGGGCGAGGTCCTGTGGAAGATGCTGAGCAACCGGGCCATCATCATCATCATGCTGGTGGAGTTCTGCAGCGGCTTCATGCGCAACGCCATCATGCAGTGGTACCCCAAGTTCGCGCGTGCGACGGGAATCGGCGAGACGTTCGTCGCCGCCAACTGGGGCATGCTCCTGTGCGTGGCGGGCATCACCGGCGGCATGTTCGCCGGCGTCATCAGCGACCGCGTCTTCGACTCGCGTCGCGGGCCGGTCTCCGCGGTGCTCTACGCGGGCATGAGCCTGGGCGCGGTGGCCGCGCTGTTCCTGCTCAAGAGCCCGGCGCTGGGGTGGACCGTCATCTTCATGTCGCTGTGTGTGATTGGCGTGCACGGCATGCTGTCCGGCACCGCGAGCATGGACTTCGGTGGCAAGAAGAACGCGGGCCTCGCGGTGGGCATCATCGACGGCGCGGTGTACGCCGGCACCGCGCTCCAGTCGCTGCTGCTCGGGCGCATCCTGCCCGCGGGGGACGTCGCCAAGGACCCGGGCAACTGGGGCAACTGGCCGCTCGCGATGCTGCCACTGTCGTTCGGTGGATTGTTGCTGGCCACGCGCGTGTGGAATGCCCGCCCGCAGCCGAAGGCCGGCACCGCCGCGCCAGCCGTTGCCACCGCGCAGACAGTTTCAGCTCCTAGGACTGGTACCGAGGGCTGAGGCCCCTGTGAAGGGGGAGACGTCACGGGGGGCATCCCTCCCCCGTGACAGGGTTGTAACGTAGAGTGAGGCTGTGACCCAGGCACCCGCACCACTGCAGAGCCGCTTCGAGGTTCACGACCGGAAGCAGTTCGAGATCAAGCTCGAGTACCAGCCTTCGGGCGTGGATGAGACTCGCTATCTCGTGGAGGCACACCTGTTCCTTCCGGGCAGCCTCTACATCGACGCGGAGACGTACCCCCGCGCGGACTTCTACGCGGACATCCACAACTACGTGCGCTTCAAGACGCCGGTGATGGCGGTGCAGGAGCTGCTCACGTCGGACGCATCTCCGCTGGTGAAGCTGGAGGCGTGGCTGCGCACGGGACTGGGCTCCGAAGGGGACATCGTCTACCAGGCGAAGCTGTTGTCCTGCGTGCTGCGGGGCGCGCTGCGCCGCTTCGCCACGGGCGTGGAGGCGCGCTGCGAGGGCCCGGTGTCGCTGCCCACGGACGCGTGCGCGACGCTGGAGTCGGATGTCGTGGCCATGCAGTCGGGCGTGGCGCAGGTGCTGGAGCGCTTCCGCCAGTGGCTTCGCTCGGTGGGGGAGCTGCGGGTGCAGGACCGCTCGCGCATGTCGCTGCGGCTGGTGGACGAGTACGTGAGCCTCCTGGTGGAGAACGGCTTCCGGCGCGCGGTGGCGGACATGAAGTCGCTGCCGCGGGGAGAGCCGTGGCTGGGGCTGCGCAAGGGGCTGATGGACGCGGTGCTGCGCGAGGAGGTCTACCGGAAGGAGAACCGGCTTCGCAGCGTGCTGAGCCCCACGGGGGACAACGAGGAGTACATCCAGCGGCTGGGCATGCTGAAGAAGTTCTGCATGAACGTGCTCTTCCTCTCCTCGCGCCGCAGGCAGAAGCGGCAGGGCTGGGAGGAGGTGCTCTTCGCGCTCGCGGCGGGCATCGCCATGTCGTTCGCGACCGCGGTGGCCTTGTGGGCGCAGATCCGCTTCACGCAGGTGAGCCTCAACTTCTTCCTCATCGCCGTGGT
This window contains:
- a CDS encoding MFS transporter; protein product: MSSLPPWLANLLPILILLGAISLVLARLPKVELGHTDAFRRRRFFNWFPLGMTYAFLYMGRYNVNEATSAMKGHTSNADFGTIFFWGTLVYGFAFLINGPLTDKLGGRKTILLAAAGSSVANVLMGTVVYKVLTQGWQPPGGIVGSLSFLYAVNMYFQSFGAVSIVKVNAAWFHVRERGQLGGVFGILISLGVYFAYDWSRVIAKAAPTYWVFFVPAAVLAAFVLLDFFVIRDTPSHTGHPDFDTQDASSGEQGKSLGVGEVLWKMLSNRAIIIIMLVEFCSGFMRNAIMQWYPKFARATGIGETFVAANWGMLLCVAGITGGMFAGVISDRVFDSRRGPVSAVLYAGMSLGAVAALFLLKSPALGWTVIFMSLCVIGVHGMLSGTASMDFGGKKNAGLAVGIIDGAVYAGTALQSLLLGRILPAGDVAKDPGNWGNWPLAMLPLSFGGLLLATRVWNARPQPKAGTAAPAVATAQTVSAPRTGTEG